In one Desulfoferula mesophila genomic region, the following are encoded:
- a CDS encoding PH domain-containing protein, which yields MAPTPIGEYAEFRPAWQSFGVWYFGIFIFLAGPQINAETWISPALGQLLASLIAAYVAITRFTRMYRVDADTLEVERTFPSHVKQEVKIGDITLVDLRRGISQRLLGVAHVHVFAKGPEGEVELRLSGVPRPERFKRVLVERGASDQRVYGAFRG from the coding sequence GTGGCCCCAACCCCCATCGGCGAGTATGCGGAGTTTCGGCCCGCCTGGCAGTCCTTCGGGGTGTGGTACTTCGGCATCTTCATCTTCCTGGCCGGTCCCCAGATAAACGCCGAGACCTGGATCTCGCCCGCCCTGGGCCAGTTGCTGGCCTCGCTCATCGCGGCCTACGTGGCCATCACCCGCTTCACCCGCATGTACCGGGTCGATGCCGACACCCTGGAGGTGGAGCGCACCTTCCCCTCCCATGTGAAGCAGGAGGTGAAGATCGGCGACATCACCTTGGTGGACCTGCGCCGGGGCATTTCCCAGCGCCTGTTGGGGGTGGCCCACGTGCACGTGTTCGCCAAGGGTCCCGAGGGCGAGGTGGAACTGCGCCTGAGCGGGGTGCCCCGGCCGGAGCGCTTCAAACGGGTTTTGGTGGAGCGGGGAGCCAGCGATCAGCGGGTCTACGGAGCCTTCAGGGGCTAA
- a CDS encoding head-tail connector protein, with the protein MALSIDALTSLAQVKQYLGLSAATHDALLEGLIEAVSAQFNAFCGRKLMARDYSHVSGDAAYDPDNALLSGSGYPELLLPQYPVINLSSLVVEGRSLAPSENGSTGWLLDAGAGVLSLIGLVFPRGSHNLGVVYRAGFGAAPADLAQAAVEQSAMRFQESAAGQGRLGISARTLADGSVSYHSGELLPQVRAVLERYRNRSLL; encoded by the coding sequence ATGGCCCTATCCATCGACGCCCTGACCTCCCTGGCCCAAGTGAAGCAGTACCTGGGCCTCAGCGCCGCCACCCACGACGCCCTGCTGGAGGGGCTCATCGAGGCGGTGAGCGCCCAGTTCAACGCCTTTTGCGGGCGCAAGCTCATGGCCCGTGACTACTCCCATGTGAGCGGCGACGCGGCCTATGACCCGGACAACGCCCTGCTCTCGGGCTCGGGCTATCCCGAACTGCTGCTGCCCCAATATCCGGTGATCAACCTGAGCAGCCTGGTGGTGGAAGGCCGGAGCCTCGCGCCTTCGGAAAACGGGAGCACCGGCTGGCTCTTGGACGCCGGGGCAGGGGTGCTCAGCCTCATCGGCCTGGTGTTTCCCCGGGGCTCGCACAACCTGGGGGTGGTGTACCGGGCCGGCTTTGGCGCCGCCCCGGCCGACCTGGCCCAGGCGGCGGTGGAGCAGAGCGCCATGCGCTTCCAGGAGTCGGCCGCCGGCCAGGGCCGCCTGGGGATAAGCGCCCGCACCCTGGCCGACGGTTCGGTGAGCTACCACTCCGGCGAGCTGCTGCCCCAGGTGCGCGCGGTGTTGGAGCGCTACCGCAACCGGAGCCTGCTGTGA
- a CDS encoding phage major capsid protein, which produces MKQAKIIELLEQATGLSLDEESLKGLIDTRLEKLLSAVEPRQVSLGGELNGGGLGLSKYLGDVRRLGMGQAPRHLAADELVSLNSPAQKALEAPQAKDLREGATTAGGYLVPTEQAGEVLNLVNNFSAVKSLCRQVPMTGRQITFPTISGGLTAYWVPEASDTETYGLGDGVAHGEKPRSDATFGQLALTAHVLAVKVVVSNQLLDDSDPGVDQVLQNLFAETIGQAFDVACLRGTGAATDPITGLVGKISTNALSVSGDLSFDDLAGLIFAVYQNAPHAASVPVLGHPKAEKVLMTLKDTNGDYVYRQPGQPRAESQGQPMVWGEPFVRDPNILTNLGTGTNETRLFAGDFAGSALVGQRQGLVVKTNPWAEPYFSYNQTAFLAEVRIGFNLSDEKRFAMLSAVPTA; this is translated from the coding sequence ATGAAACAAGCCAAGATCATCGAACTGTTGGAGCAGGCCACCGGCCTGTCGTTGGACGAGGAAAGCCTCAAGGGGCTCATCGACACCCGCCTGGAAAAGCTGCTCAGCGCGGTGGAGCCCCGTCAGGTCTCCCTGGGCGGCGAGCTCAACGGCGGCGGCCTGGGGCTCAGCAAGTACCTGGGCGACGTGCGCCGCCTGGGCATGGGCCAGGCCCCCCGCCATCTGGCGGCCGACGAGCTGGTGAGCCTGAACTCCCCGGCCCAGAAGGCCCTGGAGGCGCCCCAGGCCAAGGACCTGCGCGAAGGCGCCACCACCGCCGGGGGCTATCTGGTGCCCACCGAGCAGGCCGGCGAGGTACTCAACCTGGTCAACAACTTCAGCGCGGTCAAATCCCTGTGCCGCCAGGTGCCCATGACCGGCCGCCAGATCACCTTCCCCACCATCAGCGGCGGGCTCACGGCCTATTGGGTGCCCGAGGCCAGCGACACCGAGACCTACGGCCTGGGCGACGGCGTGGCCCACGGCGAGAAGCCGCGCAGCGACGCCACCTTCGGCCAGCTGGCCCTCACCGCCCACGTGCTGGCGGTGAAGGTGGTGGTCTCTAACCAGCTGTTGGACGACTCCGACCCCGGCGTGGACCAGGTGCTGCAAAACCTGTTCGCCGAGACCATCGGCCAGGCCTTTGACGTGGCCTGCCTGCGGGGAACCGGCGCGGCCACCGATCCCATCACCGGCCTGGTGGGCAAGATATCCACCAACGCCCTGAGCGTCAGCGGCGATCTCAGTTTCGACGACCTGGCCGGGCTGATCTTCGCGGTGTACCAGAACGCCCCCCACGCCGCCTCGGTGCCGGTGCTGGGCCATCCCAAGGCCGAGAAGGTGCTGATGACCCTCAAGGACACCAACGGCGACTACGTCTACCGCCAGCCGGGCCAGCCCCGGGCCGAGAGCCAGGGCCAGCCCATGGTGTGGGGCGAGCCCTTTGTGCGCGACCCCAACATTCTCACCAACCTGGGCACCGGCACCAACGAGACCCGCCTGTTCGCGGGCGACTTCGCCGGCAGCGCCCTGGTGGGCCAGCGCCAGGGCCTGGTGGTCAAGACCAACCCCTGGGCCGAGCCCTACTTCTCCTACAACCAAACCGCCTTCCTGGCCGAGGTGCGCATCGGCTTCAACCTGAGCGACGAGAAGCGTTTCGCCATGCTCAGCGCGGTGCCCACCGCCTAG
- a CDS encoding phage tail tube protein, protein MSSGKEIKAALAQAGVWGQAVACSDGDALYITNESVSQSIEHLPDDSAGQDFYTASDQGLITCGGAMGAYLRYQSLGVLLALALGSAEAPNAQGGSGYLHRLVMTGGLEGLFGTLAVAKGFSVHEFASVKVDGLTIEGSAGQPVTVSFDLICDGLSLNVDTGANTLAGMTALAAPVRGERVLFRQAAFRLNDASGAALSSGDAIHPSRFSLSLKRGLTGDHLAGNNDKISEPVTGSFPEVSLTLEFPTYTSDTYLSDLGSHTQKKLSIVFTGVEIESGVNFGLSLAMPHLVITNAEAAVDKAGKIAHPVTLDVLAPASEVAGMSGLLAPLALELTNTRDAALLA, encoded by the coding sequence ATGAGCAGCGGCAAGGAGATCAAGGCCGCCCTGGCCCAGGCCGGCGTGTGGGGCCAGGCCGTGGCCTGCAGCGACGGCGACGCCCTGTACATCACCAACGAGTCGGTGAGCCAGAGCATCGAGCACCTGCCCGACGACTCGGCGGGACAGGATTTTTACACCGCCAGCGACCAGGGGCTCATCACCTGCGGCGGGGCCATGGGGGCCTATCTGCGCTACCAGAGCCTGGGGGTGCTTCTGGCCCTGGCCCTGGGCTCGGCCGAGGCCCCCAACGCCCAGGGCGGCAGCGGCTACCTGCACCGCCTGGTGATGACCGGCGGCCTGGAGGGGCTCTTCGGCACCCTGGCGGTGGCCAAGGGCTTCTCGGTACACGAGTTCGCCTCGGTCAAGGTGGACGGCCTGACCATCGAGGGCTCGGCCGGCCAGCCGGTGACCGTGAGCTTCGATCTTATCTGCGATGGCCTGAGCCTCAACGTGGACACCGGGGCCAACACCCTGGCGGGCATGACCGCCCTGGCCGCGCCGGTGCGCGGCGAGCGGGTGCTGTTCCGCCAGGCGGCTTTCCGGCTTAATGACGCCTCCGGCGCGGCGCTGAGCTCCGGCGACGCCATCCACCCCAGCCGCTTTTCCCTGAGCCTCAAGCGCGGCCTCACCGGCGACCACCTGGCCGGCAACAACGACAAGATCAGCGAGCCGGTCACCGGGTCCTTCCCCGAGGTGAGCCTGACCCTGGAGTTCCCCACCTACACCAGCGACACCTACCTGAGCGACCTGGGCAGCCACACCCAGAAAAAGCTCTCCATCGTCTTCACCGGCGTGGAGATCGAGTCCGGGGTCAACTTCGGCCTGAGCCTGGCCATGCCCCACCTGGTGATCACCAACGCCGAGGCGGCGGTGGACAAGGCGGGCAAGATCGCCCATCCCGTGACCCTGGACGTGCTGGCCCCGGCCTCCGAGGTGGCGGGCATGAGCGGGCTTTTGGCTCCCCTGGCCCTGGAGCTCACCAACACCCGGGACGCGGCCCTGCTGGCCTAA
- a CDS encoding 2-hydroxyacid dehydrogenase, whose product MRILVASLNFPAVAQTLAGNLPGDEIVPTPEPELAQACKSAQVVVPTMARIPAEVIRGSGLQLIHQWGVGLEGVDIAAATAEGIPVCNVPADQAVENAESTSEHAVFLMMAVARRLNRFADTFRQGPWGTPLGTSLFGRRALIVGLGRVGQALTRRLGDLGMEVAGIKAHPDPALAEALGLIELAGPEDLHRLLGASDFVAATLTANPSTVGMFDQAAFAAMRPGAFLVNVGRGSVVDEAALLAALDAGHLGGAGLDVFAAEPPAPDNPLLHHPLVVATPHIGGVTEQSFAAIGRRLAANIERLRRGEPLLFRAN is encoded by the coding sequence ATGCGCATCCTAGTGGCCAGCCTCAATTTTCCCGCCGTGGCCCAGACCCTTGCGGGCAACCTGCCCGGCGACGAGATAGTCCCCACCCCCGAGCCCGAGCTGGCCCAGGCCTGCAAGAGCGCCCAGGTGGTGGTGCCCACCATGGCCCGCATCCCGGCCGAGGTGATTAGGGGCAGCGGGCTTCAGCTCATCCACCAGTGGGGGGTGGGTCTGGAAGGGGTGGACATCGCCGCGGCCACCGCCGAGGGCATCCCGGTGTGCAACGTGCCCGCCGACCAGGCGGTGGAAAACGCCGAGAGCACCTCGGAGCACGCGGTGTTTCTGATGATGGCCGTGGCCCGGCGGCTCAACCGCTTTGCCGACACCTTCCGCCAGGGGCCCTGGGGCACACCCCTGGGTACCTCCCTGTTCGGGCGGCGGGCCCTCATCGTGGGCCTGGGCCGGGTGGGCCAAGCCCTGACCCGGCGGCTGGGGGACCTGGGCATGGAGGTGGCGGGCATCAAGGCCCACCCCGACCCCGCCCTAGCCGAGGCCCTGGGTCTCATCGAGCTGGCCGGGCCCGAGGATCTGCACCGCCTGCTGGGGGCCAGCGATTTCGTGGCCGCCACCCTCACCGCCAACCCCAGCACCGTGGGCATGTTCGACCAGGCCGCCTTCGCGGCCATGCGGCCGGGGGCCTTTCTGGTCAACGTGGGCCGGGGCTCGGTGGTGGACGAGGCCGCCCTGCTGGCCGCCCTGGACGCGGGGCATCTGGGCGGGGCGGGGCTGGACGTCTTCGCAGCCGAGCCCCCCGCGCCGGATAACCCCCTGCTGCACCATCCGCTGGTGGTGGCCACCCCCCACATCGGCGGGGTCACCGAGCAGAGCTTCGCGGCCATCGGCCGCCGGCTGGCCGCCAACATCGAGCGCCTGCGCCGGGGCGAGCCCCTGCTGTTCCGGGCCAACTGA
- a CDS encoding HK97 family phage prohead protease, giving the protein MKLVHKVMDFEVGQADEAARTFWAVASSPTVDRQGDLIEPAGWDFANFLKNPVIPWSHDYASPPVARALAVKVENGRLLFKAQFPTAEEYAFADTIYRLYKGGYLRAFSVGFAPLESEAATHKLGGRTISGTRYTRQELYEISCVTLPANPEALVALGLGGPRPNPSPAAPFTPSPARTPGAPGAVHPLAARALAQAALGELIAARLRYHLGLLN; this is encoded by the coding sequence ATGAAACTGGTGCACAAGGTTATGGACTTCGAGGTGGGCCAGGCGGACGAAGCGGCCCGCACCTTCTGGGCAGTGGCCTCCAGCCCCACGGTGGACCGCCAGGGCGACCTCATCGAGCCCGCAGGCTGGGACTTCGCCAACTTCCTCAAGAACCCGGTGATCCCCTGGTCCCACGACTACGCCTCGCCCCCGGTGGCCCGGGCCCTGGCGGTGAAGGTGGAAAACGGCCGCCTGCTGTTCAAGGCCCAGTTCCCCACCGCCGAGGAATACGCCTTTGCCGACACCATCTACCGGCTCTACAAGGGCGGCTATCTGCGGGCCTTTTCCGTGGGCTTCGCCCCCCTGGAGAGCGAGGCGGCCACCCACAAGCTGGGCGGCCGCACCATCAGCGGAACCCGTTACACCAGGCAGGAGCTCTACGAGATCTCCTGCGTGACCCTGCCGGCCAACCCCGAGGCCCTGGTGGCCCTGGGGCTCGGCGGTCCGCGCCCCAACCCCAGCCCGGCAGCCCCCTTCACCCCATCCCCGGCGCGGACCCCGGGCGCTCCCGGCGCGGTGCACCCCCTGGCCGCGCGGGCCCTGGCCCAGGCGGCCCTGGGCGAGCTCATCGCCGCCCGCCTGCGCTACCACCTGGGCCTTCTCAACTGA
- a CDS encoding 4Fe-4S dicluster domain-containing protein, with amino-acid sequence MSKYYLLQDSERCIGCLACEVSCKSNKSLPVGPALCKNMSVGPVEIKSLPRVRFVFMPCFHCEDPWCLDVCPSGAIQKRAGDGIVFIEPNLCIGCKSCITACPWGACQWDPAAAKAVKCDYCKDRLDEGLKPACVTKCLTQCLEFGVADKLPSGRRERFAAQIARDAFNPKG; translated from the coding sequence GTGAGTAAATATTATCTTTTGCAGGATTCGGAGCGCTGCATAGGCTGCCTGGCCTGCGAGGTTAGCTGCAAGAGCAACAAATCCCTGCCCGTCGGCCCGGCCCTGTGCAAGAACATGTCGGTGGGCCCGGTGGAAATCAAGAGCCTCCCCCGGGTGCGCTTCGTGTTCATGCCCTGCTTCCATTGCGAAGACCCCTGGTGCCTGGACGTATGTCCCTCCGGGGCCATCCAGAAGCGCGCCGGCGACGGCATCGTGTTCATCGAGCCCAACCTGTGCATCGGCTGCAAGAGCTGCATCACCGCCTGTCCCTGGGGGGCCTGCCAGTGGGACCCCGCGGCGGCCAAGGCGGTCAAGTGCGACTATTGCAAGGACCGCTTGGACGAGGGCCTCAAGCCCGCTTGCGTGACCAAGTGCCTGACCCAGTGCCTGGAGTTCGGCGTGGCGGACAAGCTGCCCTCCGGCCGCCGGGAGCGCTTCGCGGCCCAGATAGCCCGCGACGCCTTCAACCCCAAGGGTTAG
- a CDS encoding DUF3786 domain-containing protein, with protein sequence MFDSEKPDVYEKVYLGLVERLAGVDFAGAAASLGLERQGAGCLVPLLGGEYLVGPTGVSLAEGGKAFITHRIVLAWYLLHAGSGEPSGSMVPYRELPGGADFARALQTLVHQRLAEGFAGRLAQLKRAAASLGAEELESSSPHDGAWRFAALPKLPLELRFYDADDEFPAEAKVLYDLTAPNFLDLECLAALAHILVLELERAARNS encoded by the coding sequence GTGTTCGATTCGGAAAAGCCCGACGTCTATGAAAAGGTGTACCTGGGCCTGGTGGAGCGCCTGGCCGGCGTGGATTTCGCCGGAGCCGCCGCCTCCCTGGGCCTGGAGCGCCAAGGCGCCGGTTGCCTGGTGCCCCTGCTGGGCGGTGAGTACCTGGTGGGCCCCACCGGGGTGAGCCTGGCCGAGGGCGGCAAGGCCTTCATCACCCATCGCATCGTCTTGGCCTGGTACCTGTTGCACGCGGGCAGCGGCGAGCCCAGCGGGAGCATGGTCCCCTACCGGGAGCTGCCCGGCGGGGCGGATTTTGCCCGCGCCTTGCAAACCTTGGTGCATCAGCGCCTGGCCGAGGGCTTCGCGGGCCGCCTGGCCCAGCTCAAGCGAGCAGCCGCCTCCCTGGGCGCCGAGGAGTTGGAGTCCTCCAGCCCCCACGACGGGGCCTGGCGCTTCGCGGCCCTGCCCAAGTTGCCCTTGGAGCTACGCTTCTACGACGCGGACGATGAGTTCCCCGCCGAGGCCAAGGTGCTCTACGACCTCACCGCCCCCAACTTCCTGGACCTGGAGTGCCTGGCCGCCCTGGCCCATATCCTGGTGCTGGAGCTGGAGCGGGCGGCGCGAAACTCCTAG
- a CDS encoding epoxyqueuosine reductase QueH: MRVLLHICCGPCSIMPVAALREEGAEIRGLFYNPNIMPYTENLRRRETLEAWAAGEDLPLIVQDEYQPEEWLRNVAWRENQRCAPCLSQRLERAAAVAKRGNYDFFSTTLLYSVRQKHELISELGQSIGKKRGVKFLYRDWRPYWRQGIERSQELGLYRQQYCGCIFSERDRYLPQPGHPA; encoded by the coding sequence ATGCGCGTTTTACTGCACATCTGCTGCGGGCCCTGTTCCATCATGCCCGTGGCCGCCCTGCGCGAGGAGGGGGCGGAGATTCGGGGCCTGTTCTACAACCCCAACATCATGCCCTACACCGAGAACCTTAGGCGGCGCGAGACCCTGGAGGCCTGGGCCGCCGGCGAGGACCTGCCGCTGATCGTGCAGGACGAGTACCAGCCCGAGGAGTGGCTGAGAAACGTGGCCTGGCGGGAAAACCAGCGCTGCGCCCCCTGCCTGTCCCAGCGCCTGGAGCGGGCGGCGGCGGTGGCCAAGCGGGGGAACTACGATTTTTTCAGCACCACCCTGCTCTACTCGGTGCGCCAAAAGCACGAGCTGATCTCCGAGCTGGGCCAGTCCATCGGCAAAAAACGCGGGGTCAAGTTCCTCTACCGCGACTGGCGGCCTTACTGGCGCCAGGGCATCGAGCGCTCCCAGGAGCTGGGCCTGTACCGCCAGCAATACTGCGGCTGCATCTTCTCCGAGCGCGACCGCTACCTGCCCCAGCCGGGCCACCCCGCCTGA
- a CDS encoding FAD-dependent oxidoreductase, which yields MSSPATDVPYPLLERLKDDQLPQLDHYLDAGGFAITKMDLLEAVVRLRDSGLRRRKEAGQPIFLNWWDFARAKQQGEMVADARLRDPQGLAESSLLSHDPYGVIEALYLAHLVTGARQALILLDPSLDYLRPVLLDAMDQLARRGIPAGRELELKVLVGDGPPPATQNGRVRLTHCLETWYQVLRILKHPGPGPERQAQPATRLITVGGATASKGLVEVELGQPLSRILEQVGGIKLDGSVKALALDSGVGGFLPADAGGLTMAPEEMMIAGVRPGFGTLYAVGPETCIVDLTRRALIRLAQLGEHPSEDSRSLTWHAVRLTIQLTLRRGGPETLEQLEAITAQLERMGSPAAWPLVSSLRYFHDEWEAHAAGRSCPTYDCNKPTVAPCHYGCPAGIDIPSFIALIGQGKYSEAVRVIRQDNPLPYICGLVCPAPCERSCLRAQMDQPISIRAMKAVAARHALAEGGYPRPQTAPPSGKRVAVIGGGPAGLTAAYFLAVQGHEVTLFEAQEVMGGTTFMGIPAYRLPREVIDAEVVAIAEVGVDIRQGQALGRDFTLDQLKAEGYEAVYLGIGAQQGFTLGIEGEENYPQVHDAITFLRGVSLGTQGKPAERVVVVGGGNAAMDAARTCRRLGCEVTISYRRTRGEMPAHDEEIEDALAEGIDIAFLTVPIAVMGEGGQVTGLKCLRAELGPPDASGRRRPQPVEGSDFVMPAGAVIAAISQRPDLTCLGPWAQDSSLCARTVMADPDSGQTSLEWLFAGGDAVTGPATVVEAVAAGKRSALAMDAYLSGEKLDEALIYPRPRAQVETLMMGAEEKIHLERPDIPKLDPKVRAATFDQAELGLTDEMGLNEAKRCLRCDLCIGCGLCQSACAEVGVNALVLEDTKTERGVILDLERAADRCIGCGSCANACPTGAIRLVDDNGKRKTTLVGTVLKDMELVKCSSCGQPYAPAAYLERLAGRLEKHHKPHRLGEYICPDCARQQSARQQWSGRFARLK from the coding sequence ATGAGCTCTCCAGCCACCGACGTTCCCTATCCCCTTCTTGAGCGTCTGAAAGACGACCAACTTCCCCAACTGGACCATTATCTGGACGCCGGGGGCTTTGCCATTACCAAGATGGACCTGCTGGAGGCGGTGGTGCGCCTGCGCGACTCCGGCCTCAGGCGGCGCAAGGAGGCGGGTCAGCCCATTTTCCTGAACTGGTGGGATTTCGCCCGGGCCAAGCAGCAGGGCGAGATGGTGGCGGACGCCCGCCTGCGCGACCCCCAGGGCCTGGCCGAGTCCAGCCTGTTGAGCCACGACCCCTACGGGGTCATCGAGGCCCTGTACCTGGCCCACCTGGTCACCGGAGCCCGCCAGGCCCTGATTTTGCTGGACCCCAGCCTGGATTACCTGCGCCCGGTGCTCCTGGACGCCATGGACCAGCTGGCCCGCCGGGGCATCCCCGCCGGGCGCGAGCTGGAGCTCAAGGTTCTGGTGGGGGACGGCCCCCCGCCCGCGACCCAGAACGGCCGCGTGCGCCTGACCCACTGCCTGGAGACCTGGTACCAGGTTTTGCGCATCCTCAAGCACCCCGGCCCCGGCCCGGAGCGCCAGGCCCAGCCCGCCACCCGGCTGATCACCGTGGGAGGCGCCACCGCCAGCAAGGGCCTGGTGGAGGTGGAACTGGGCCAGCCCCTGTCGCGCATCCTGGAGCAGGTGGGCGGCATCAAGCTGGACGGATCGGTCAAGGCCCTGGCCTTGGATTCCGGGGTGGGCGGCTTTTTGCCCGCCGACGCGGGCGGCCTGACCATGGCCCCAGAGGAGATGATGATCGCCGGGGTGCGGCCCGGTTTCGGCACCCTGTACGCGGTGGGCCCGGAAACCTGCATCGTGGACCTCACCCGCCGGGCCCTGATCCGCCTGGCCCAGCTGGGCGAGCATCCCTCCGAGGACTCGCGCAGCCTCACCTGGCACGCCGTGCGCCTTACCATCCAGCTCACCCTGCGCCGGGGCGGCCCCGAGACGCTGGAGCAGCTGGAGGCCATCACCGCCCAACTGGAGCGCATGGGCTCTCCGGCGGCCTGGCCCCTGGTAAGCTCCCTGCGCTACTTCCACGACGAGTGGGAGGCCCACGCGGCCGGGCGCTCCTGCCCCACCTACGACTGCAACAAGCCCACGGTGGCCCCCTGCCATTACGGCTGCCCGGCGGGCATAGACATCCCCTCGTTCATCGCCCTGATCGGCCAGGGCAAGTACAGCGAGGCGGTGAGGGTGATCCGCCAGGACAACCCCTTGCCCTATATCTGCGGCCTGGTGTGCCCGGCGCCCTGCGAGCGCTCCTGCCTCCGGGCCCAGATGGACCAGCCCATCTCCATCAGGGCCATGAAGGCGGTGGCCGCGCGCCACGCCCTGGCCGAAGGCGGCTATCCCCGGCCCCAGACCGCGCCGCCCAGCGGCAAGCGGGTGGCGGTGATCGGCGGCGGGCCCGCCGGCCTGACCGCCGCCTATTTCCTGGCCGTGCAGGGCCACGAAGTGACCCTGTTCGAGGCCCAGGAGGTCATGGGCGGCACCACTTTCATGGGCATCCCGGCCTACCGCCTGCCCCGGGAGGTGATCGACGCCGAGGTGGTGGCCATCGCCGAGGTGGGGGTGGATATCCGCCAGGGCCAGGCCCTGGGGCGCGACTTCACCCTGGACCAGCTCAAGGCCGAGGGCTACGAGGCGGTCTACCTGGGCATCGGGGCCCAACAGGGCTTTACCCTGGGCATCGAGGGGGAAGAGAACTATCCCCAGGTGCACGACGCCATCACCTTCCTGCGCGGGGTGTCGCTGGGCACCCAGGGCAAGCCCGCCGAGCGGGTGGTGGTGGTGGGCGGCGGCAACGCGGCCATGGACGCGGCGCGCACCTGCCGCCGCCTGGGCTGCGAGGTGACCATCAGCTACCGCCGCACCCGGGGCGAGATGCCGGCCCACGACGAGGAGATCGAAGACGCCCTGGCCGAGGGCATCGACATCGCCTTCCTGACCGTTCCCATTGCGGTGATGGGCGAAGGCGGCCAGGTGACCGGGCTCAAGTGCCTGCGCGCCGAGCTGGGCCCGCCCGACGCCTCCGGGCGCCGCCGTCCCCAGCCGGTGGAGGGCAGCGATTTCGTCATGCCCGCCGGGGCGGTGATCGCGGCCATCAGCCAGCGGCCCGACCTGACCTGCCTGGGCCCCTGGGCCCAGGATTCCAGCCTGTGCGCCAGGACGGTGATGGCCGACCCGGACAGTGGCCAGACCTCCCTGGAATGGCTCTTCGCCGGCGGCGACGCGGTGACCGGCCCGGCCACGGTGGTGGAGGCGGTGGCCGCGGGCAAGCGCTCCGCCCTGGCCATGGACGCCTACCTGAGCGGCGAAAAGCTCGACGAAGCGCTGATCTATCCCCGTCCCCGGGCCCAGGTGGAGACCCTGATGATGGGGGCCGAGGAAAAGATTCACCTCGAGCGCCCGGACATCCCCAAGCTGGACCCCAAGGTGCGCGCGGCCACCTTCGACCAGGCCGAGCTGGGCCTTACCGACGAGATGGGCCTGAACGAGGCCAAGCGCTGCCTGCGCTGCGACTTGTGCATCGGCTGCGGCCTGTGCCAGAGCGCCTGCGCCGAGGTGGGGGTCAACGCCCTGGTCCTGGAAGACACCAAGACCGAGCGGGGGGTGATCCTGGACCTGGAGCGCGCCGCCGACCGGTGCATCGGCTGCGGCTCCTGCGCCAACGCCTGCCCCACCGGGGCCATCCGGCTGGTGGACGACAACGGCAAGCGCAAGACCACCCTGGTGGGCACCGTGCTCAAGGACATGGAGCTGGTCAAGTGTTCGAGCTGCGGCCAGCCCTACGCCCCTGCCGCCTATCTGGAGCGCCTGGCCGGCCGTCTGGAAAAGCACCACAAGCCCCACCGCCTGGGGGAATACATCTGCCCGGATTGCGCCCGCCAGCAAAGCGCCCGCCAGCAATGGTCCGGACGTTTCGCCAGGCTAAAGTAA